In a single window of the Trichoderma breve strain T069 chromosome 6, whole genome shotgun sequence genome:
- a CDS encoding ubiquitin-binding domain-containing protein: MGCCFSRSAGPNSPYPGGVPDASSRAINPPPLTLPEGIISTNPQAAALSHHHRRRRDPRPLDQHINRPLRRHRWTSTQRVWTRRDLVKERAEFFDTRVVCRPEIWQTLHAALQVLWEANPEDSQDEDNALATAQTILTAAEISLPTGNLVNGAYDALGNLYALPEWVVADPDNLADDRDPDAKGDASTAGEETAGEDDDDADSEEAERRREEKGKGVLDEREMVTFRARLSETGRDIKVTMAKTDSVRSVIKKITEQSTLPPDKKIRLAYMGKMLKENSSLEAQGWHAGHVINALVFNR; the protein is encoded by the exons ATG GGCTGTTGCTTCTCTCGTTCCGCGGGTCCAAACTCGCCCTATCCCGGAGGCGTCCCCGATGCCTCCTCTCGCGCCATCAACCCGCcgcccttgaccttgccagAGGGAATCATATCCACCAACCCGCAGGCCGCTGCCCtgagccatcaccaccgccgccgtcgGGACCCTCGCCCTCTCGACCAGCACATCAACCGGCCGCTTCGCCGCCACCGATGGACGTCCACCCAGCGAGTGTGGACTCGCCGTGACCTCGTCAAGGAGCGCGCCGAGTTCTTCGACACCAGAGTCGTCTGCCGACCCGAGATCTGGCAGACGCTGCACGCCGCGCTGCAGGTCCTGTGGGAGGCCAACCCGGAGGATTCCCAGGACGAGGACAATGCCCTGGCCACGGCCCAGACCATTCTCACGGCCGCCGAGATCTCCCTGCCGACGGGCAATCTTGTGAATGGTGCGTACGACGCCCTGGGCAACTTGTATGCGCTGCCCGAGTGGGTCGTGGCAGACCCGGACAACCTGGCGGATGACCGAGACCCGGATGCCAAGGGCGACGCATCGACTGCGGGCGAAGAAACCGCCGgagaggatgacgacgacgccgacTCGGAAGAGGccgagaggaggagggaagaaaagggcaaGGGAGTGCTAGACGAGCGAGAGATGGTCACTTTCCGCGCACGGTTGAGCGAGACGGGCCGGGACATTAAAGTCACCATGGCCAAAACAGACAGCGTGCGGAGTGTTATCAAAAAGATTACAGAGCAGTCAACA CTTCCCCCAGACAAGAAAATTCGCCTGGCATACATGggcaagatgctcaaggaaAACTCTTCGCTCGAAGCCCAGGGCTGGCACGCCGGCCACGTCATAAACGCCTTGGTTTTCAACCGATGA
- a CDS encoding coatomer beta subunit appendage platform domain-containing protein, producing MSGFLENAYSLVHQDNASDVPSLSDLRMQLEKGTDESKVDTMKRILTIMLNGDPMPSLLMHIIRFVMPSKYKPLKKLLYFYYEICPKLDSAGKLKQEMILVCNGIRNDLQHPNEYIRGNTLRFLCKLREAELIEPLLSSARSCLEHRHAYVRKNAVFAVASIFQHSPSLIPDAAELIATFLESETDATCKRNAFAALASINHDAALLYLSSVFDGIPNAEELLQLVELEFIRKDAVQNSQNKARYLRLIFDLLEAGASTVVYEAASSLTALTNNPVAVKAAASKFIELSIKEADNNVKLIVLDRVDQLRQKNEGVLDDLVMEILRVLSSTDIDVRKKALELALAMVSSKNVEEVVLLLKKELSKTVDQEYEKNTEYRSLLIHSIHQCAIKFSEVAASVVELLMDFIADFTNTSAVDVINFVKEVVEKFPELRTTIVRRLVSTLSEVRAGKVYRGILWIIGEYSLEEKDIRDAWKGIRASLGEIPIVASEQRLLEEQDGDEKKDDQINGNSKPSAPTGSRKVLADGTYATETALTSQSSAAAKLEAVKAAQKPPLRQLILDGDYYLSTVLSSTLVKLVMRHSEISAEQARTNALKAEAMLIMISIIRVGQSQFVKAPIDEDSVDRIMACVRSLAEFKEKKELEAVWLDDTRKAFRAMVQVEETKRAAKEAREKAKTAIQVDDVIPIRQLSKKNASDGLDEIEMDLERATGGEGGAEDLTSKLSRVVQLTGFSDPVYAEAYVKVHQFDIILDVLLVNQTTDTLQNLSVEFATLGDLKVVERPTTQNLGPHDFHNVQCTIKVSSTDTGVIFGNVVYDGAHSTDTNVVILNDLHVDIMDYIQPATCTETQFRTMWTEFEWENKVNINSKAKSLREFLDQLMACTNMNCLTPEASLKGDCQFLSANLYARSVFGEDALANLSIEKEGEDGPITGFVRIRSRSQGLALSLGSLKGLNKIGSTA from the exons ATGTCTGGGTTCCTCGAAAATGCCTACAGCCTGGTGCACCAGGACAATGCCTCGGACGTGCCCTCCCTCTCCGACCTGCGCatgcagctggagaagggcaCCGACGAGAGCAAGGTCGACACCATGAAGCGTATCCTGACCATCATGCTCAACGGAGACCCGATGCCGTCACTGCTCATGCACATTATCCGATTCGTCATGCCCTCCAAGTACAAGCCGCTCAAGAAGCTCCTCTATTTTTACTACGAGATATGCCCCAAGCTTGACTCTGCTGGAAAGCTGAAGCAGGAGATGATTCTAGTCTG CAATGGCATCCGAAACGATTTGCAGCACCCCAACGAATACATCCGAGGCAACACCCTCCGTTTCCTTTGCAAGCTTAGAGAAGCAGAGCTCATTGAgcctctcctttcttcagCGCGATCCTGCCTTGAGCACCGACACGCCTACGTCAGGAAGAATGCAGTCTTTGCAgtcgcctccatcttccaacACTCACCATCTCTTATTCCCGACGCCGCGGAGCTGATCGCAACCTTTTTGGAGAGCGAGACCGATGCCACATGCAAGAGGAATGCTTTCGCAGCGCTCGCCAGCATCAACCACGATGCCGCCCTTCTATATCTCAGCTCCGTCTTTGACGGAATTCCCAACGCCGAGGAACTGCTGCAATTGGTCGAATTGGAGTTTATCCGCAAGGACGCTGTGCAGAACTCTCAGAACAAG GCTCGATATCTGCGATTAATCTTTGATCTCTTGGAAGCCGGCGCATCTACTGTCGTCTACGAGGCGGCGTCATCGCTGACAGCCTTGACCAACAACCCCGTCGCTGTCAAGGCCGCGGCGTCCAAGTTTATCGAGCTAAGCATCAAGGAGGCCGACAACAACGTCAAGCTCATTGTCCTTGACCGGGTCGACCAGTTGCGCCAGAAGAATGAGGGTGTCCTAGACGACCTTGTCATGGAGATTCTGCGAGTTCTCAGCAGCACAGACATTGACGTCCGCAAAAAGGCCCTCGAGCTGGCCCTGGCCATGGTTTCTAGCAAGAATGTCGAGGAGGTGGTCctgctgttgaagaaggaatTGTCCAAGACGGTTGACCAAGAGTATGAGAAGAATACCGAGTACCGATCCCTCCTAATCCACTCCATCCACCAATGCGCCATCAAATTCTCAGAAGTTGCCGCCAGCGTTGTGGAGCTTCTCATGGACTTTATCGCCGATTTCACAAACACATCTGCTGTTGATGTCATCAACTTCGTCAAGGAGGTCGTCGAGAAGTTCCCTGAGCTCCGAACCACCATTGTGCGCCGTCTTGTATCAACCCTTAGCGAGGTGCGAGCTGGCAAGGTCTATCGTGGTATTCTGTGGATCATTGGAGAGTACTctctggaggagaaggacatCCGAGATGCTTGGAAGGGTATCCGTGCAAGCTTGGGAGAGATCCCCATTGTTGCTTCAGAACAGAGGCTGCTGGAAGAGCAggatggcgacgagaagaaggacgacCAGATCAATGGCAATTCGAAGCCCTCTGCGCCAACCGGCTCCCGCAAGGTGCTGGCCGATGGTACATATGCGACCGAGACTGCGCTCACTAGCCAGTCgtccgccgccgccaagctggaggctgtcaaggccgCCCAGAAGCCGCCCTTGAGACAGCTCATCCTGGACGGAGACTACTACCTGTCAACGGTTCTGTCTTCAACGCTGGTGAAGCTGGTCATGCGCCACTCAGAAATCTCAGCCGAGCAGGCACGAACCAACGCcctcaaggccgaggccatGCTCATCATGATCTCCATCATCCGTGTTGGCCAGTCTCAGTTTGTCAAGGCGCCCATTGACGAGGATTCCGTTGACCGGATCATGGCCTGTGTGCGCTCCCTTGCCGAgttcaaggagaagaaggagctggaagcAGTGTGGCTCGACGATACCCGCAAGGCATTCCGAGCCATGGTTCAGGTCGAGGAGACCAAGCGtgccgccaaggaggctCGTGAGAAGGCCAAGACTGCCATTCAGGTCGACGATGTGATTCCCATTCGTCAGTTGTCCAAGAAGAACGCCTCTGACGGCTTGGATGAAATCGAAATGGACTTGGAGAGGGCAACTGGTGGTGAGGGCGGCGCTGAGGACCTCACATCCAAGCTCAGCCGTGTTGTCCAGTTGACTGGTTTCTCCGATCCGGTGTATGCCGAGGCATATGTCAAGGTCCACCAGTTCGACATTATCCTGGACGTTCTGCTGGTCAACCAGACCACCGACACCCTTCAGAACCTGTCTGTTGAGTTTGCAACCCTGGGCGACCTCAAGGTTGTTGAGCGACCAACCACGCAGAACCTGGGCCCCCACGACTTCCACAATGTCCAGTGCACCATCAAGGTCTCGTCAACAGACACGGGCGTCATCTTTGGCAACGTGGTGTACGACGGCGCGCACTCTACTGACACCAATGTTGTCATTCTGAACGACCTACACGTCGACATCATGGACTACATCCAGCCCGCTACCTGCACTGAGACGCAGTTCCGCACCATGTGGACAGAGTTTGAGTGGGAGAACAAGGTCAACATCAactccaaggccaagtcACTACGCGAGTTCCTGGATCAGCTCATGGCCTGCACGAACATGAACTGCCTGACGCCCGAGGCCAGTCTGAAGGGAGACTGCCAGTTCTTGAGCGCAAATCTGTACGCTCGCAGTGTATTTG GCGAGGACGCGCTGGCCAACTTGAGCATCGAAAAGGAAGGAGAGGACGGTCCCATCACAGGCTTCGTGCGCATAAGGAGTAGATCACAAGGCCTGGCCCTCAGCTTAGGCTCACTAAAGGGTCTGAATAAGATTGGCTCAACGGCTTAG
- a CDS encoding mago nashi protein domain-containing protein, which produces MAAPNDQFYIRYYSGHMGRFGHEFLEFDFRVVGDGRSAVARYANNSNYRNDSLIRKEMCVSSAVIEEIKRIVKQSEIIKEDDSKWPQKNKDGRQELEIRLGGDHISFETAKIGSLVDVTESADPEGLRVFYYLVQDLKALVFSLIALHFKIKPI; this is translated from the exons ATGGCGGCCCCAAACGACCAATTTTACATCCGATACTA CTCGGGCCACATGGGCCGTTTCGGCCACGAATTCTTGG AATTCGACTTTCGCGTCGTCGGAGATGGCCGCAGCGCAGTCGCTAGATATGCAAACAACTCCAATTACAGAAACGACAGCTTGATTCGAAAAGAAA TGTGTGTGAGCTCCGCAGTCATCGAGGAGATTAAGCGAATTGTCAAGCAGAGCGAGATTATCAAGGAAGACGATTCCAAGTGGCcgcagaagaacaaggatgGCCGACAGGAGCTGGAAATCCGATTGGGAGGAGATCACATTTCATTCGAG ACGGCCAAGATTGGATCATTGGTTGATGTCACCGAATCAGCCGACCCCGAGGGCCTCCGAGTCTTTTACTACCTCGTACAAGACCTGAAGGCGCTTGTTTTCAGCCTGATAGCCCTCCACTTTAAGATTAAACCAATCTGA
- a CDS encoding vacuolar import and degradation protein domain-containing protein has product MPTPSSNPPPEQTSPPPYNFPTCPEDQPHSSRSPRPAQDATRPASDMESSQSSATSIASPTAYSSESSRDGPATEYSVLIEGQASAGASPMDTTSPRPPSSGTVATSPMSSGRDDDLKNQGAAATDRLSRESSTLSAHLQVENPGSFRREPDSLERLEEEDEYDSPPMPSDCTNLRKIPISPSSFLRPGSKFRGTQQSERQVYEVQVEIKHVDLRESFLCGYLRIQGLTEDHPTLTTYFEGEIIGTKYNFFTKHDDWGANSKVDLSHWSKFSAFRPYQKMARKGPVTITDLAQRDHIFMRWKEHFLVPDHRVRTITGASFEGFYYICFNQVKGEISGIYFHSKSEKFQQLELKHVPDRGCFSAMEFR; this is encoded by the exons ATGCCGACTCCATCCTCCAATCCGCCTCCTGAACAaacatctcctcctccctatAACTTTCCGACATGTCCTGAGGACCAGCCACACTCCTCTCGATCCCCCCGACCGGCACAGGACGCCACGCGACCGGCTTCAGATATGGAGAGTAGCCAGAGCTCGGCGACAAGCATTGCCTCTCCTACGGCGTATTCATCTGAATCATCTCGCGACGGCCCTGCGACAGAATACTCGGTGTTAATAGAAGGTCAGGCGTCTGCGGGAGCCTCGCCCATGGACACTACATCTCCCCGACCGCCATCTAGCGGCACCGTTGCCACATCTCCCATGTCAAGTGGACGTGACGATGATCTTAAGAACCAAGGAGCTGCCGCAACCGATCGCTTAAGCCGGGAGTCGTCCACCTTGTCTGCACATTTACAAGTCGAGAATCCGGGCTCCTTCCGACGTGAGCCCGACTCATTGGAAAggctcgaggaggaggatgaataCGACTCGCCCCCCATGCCATCTGACTGCACGAACCTACGA AAAATCCCcatctcaccatcatcattccTCCGACCCGGTAGCAAGTTTCGCGGCACGCAACAATCCGAAAGACAGGTCTACGAGGTCCAAGTCGAGATCAAACATGTTGACCTGCGCGAATCTTTCCTCTGCGGCTACCTGCGTATCCAAG GATTGACCGAAGACCACCCAACACTCACCACCTACTTTGAGGGAGAAATCATCGGTACCAAGTATAACTTCTTTACCAAGCATGATGACTGGGGCGCCAATTCCAAAGTCGATCTCAGCCATTGGTCCAAGTTTAGCGCCTTTCGGCCTTACCAGAAGATGGCTCGAAAGGGCCCAGTGACCATCACTGACCTTGCGCAACGAGACCACATCTTTATGCGGTGGAAAGAGCATTTCTTGGTCCCTGACCACCGCGTTAGAACCATCACTGGGGCCTCTTTCGAAGGTTTCTACTACATCTGCTTCAACCAGGTCAAGGGAGAAATCAGCGGAATATATTTTCACTCCAAAAGCGAAAA GTTTcaacagctggagctgaagcatGTTCCTGATAGGGGGTGCTTCAGTGCCATGGAGTTTCGGTAA